In Kordia antarctica, the following proteins share a genomic window:
- the ccoN gene encoding cytochrome-c oxidase, cbb3-type subunit I, which translates to MEIQQFYYDNKIVKNFIYATIIWGIVGMSVGLLLALLFLFPTIGEGISWLSFGRLRPLHTNAVIFAFVGNAIFAGVYYSLQRLLKARMASDFLSKVNFWGWQIIIIGAAITLPLGYSTSKEYAELEWPFDIAIAVIWVAFGVNMIWTILNRRQRHLYVAIWFYLATFVTVAVLHIFNSLALPVTALKSYSVYAGVQDALVQWWYGHNAVAFFLTTPFLGLMYYFIPKAANRPIYSYRLSIVHFWSLIFIYIWAGPHHLLYTALPEWAQNLGVAFSIMLLMPSWGGMINGLLTLRGAWDKVRTDPVLKFMVVAITGYGMATFEGPLLSLKSVNSIAHYTDWIIAHVHVGALAWNGFLTFGMIYWLVPRLFKTKLYSLGLANAHFWIGTLGIVMYSLPMYVAGFVQASMWKQFNPDGNLVYPNFLETVSEIMPLYWMRAIGGSLFIVGMFFLAYNIVATIIKSKNKVTDELAEAPALQRVSNKRTKGEGWHTVLERKPIKLTIYATIAILIGGIVQIVPTLMIDSNIPTITEVKPYTPLELEGRDIYIREGCVGCHSQMIRPFRSEVERYGEYSKAGEFVYDHPFLWGSKRTGPDLQREGTDKLKKADSWHFKHMYDPRGIEDKSIMPAYPWLIHDELDTSSTQAKMRAMVSLGVPYSEQEIADALQYMDEQAIGIVKNLREDPDLLASFEGAKQAAADNGEEFIEVKNREIIALIAYLQRLGTDIKVKDSQEETIEK; encoded by the coding sequence ATGGAAATTCAGCAATTCTATTACGATAATAAAATCGTTAAAAACTTCATCTACGCCACCATAATTTGGGGAATTGTTGGAATGTCAGTTGGATTATTACTAGCGTTATTATTTCTATTTCCAACCATAGGAGAAGGTATTTCTTGGCTAAGTTTTGGGCGTTTACGTCCATTACACACAAACGCAGTAATTTTTGCCTTTGTCGGGAACGCCATTTTTGCAGGTGTATATTACTCGCTACAACGATTGCTAAAAGCCAGAATGGCAAGCGATTTTCTAAGTAAAGTTAACTTTTGGGGTTGGCAAATTATCATTATTGGCGCTGCAATAACATTACCATTAGGATACTCAACTTCGAAAGAATATGCCGAATTAGAATGGCCTTTTGATATCGCAATCGCAGTCATTTGGGTTGCTTTTGGAGTCAACATGATTTGGACAATCTTAAACAGAAGACAACGACATTTATACGTAGCAATTTGGTTTTACTTAGCAACATTTGTAACTGTTGCGGTATTACACATTTTCAACAGTTTAGCACTGCCAGTAACTGCTTTAAAAAGTTATTCCGTATACGCAGGTGTGCAAGATGCCTTGGTACAATGGTGGTACGGACACAATGCAGTTGCCTTTTTCCTTACGACACCATTTTTAGGATTAATGTATTACTTCATCCCAAAAGCGGCAAACAGACCTATTTACTCATACAGACTATCTATTGTACACTTTTGGTCGTTAATATTCATATATATTTGGGCAGGACCGCACCATTTATTATATACAGCGTTGCCAGAATGGGCGCAAAACTTAGGAGTTGCGTTCTCTATAATGTTATTAATGCCTTCTTGGGGAGGAATGATAAACGGATTGCTAACCTTACGTGGCGCATGGGATAAAGTACGAACCGATCCTGTGTTGAAATTCATGGTAGTGGCAATTACAGGATACGGAATGGCAACTTTTGAAGGTCCATTACTATCCTTAAAAAGTGTAAACTCCATTGCGCATTACACCGATTGGATTATTGCACACGTACACGTTGGCGCCTTAGCTTGGAACGGATTCCTAACCTTTGGAATGATCTATTGGTTAGTGCCGCGATTATTCAAAACGAAACTATACTCACTAGGATTGGCAAATGCACATTTCTGGATAGGAACCTTAGGAATTGTAATGTACTCGTTGCCAATGTATGTAGCAGGATTTGTACAAGCGTCCATGTGGAAACAATTCAATCCTGATGGAAACTTAGTCTACCCAAACTTTTTAGAAACAGTTTCTGAAATCATGCCATTATATTGGATGCGCGCTATTGGAGGTTCACTATTCATTGTCGGAATGTTTTTCTTAGCATACAACATTGTAGCTACTATTATTAAATCGAAAAATAAAGTAACTGATGAATTGGCAGAAGCACCAGCATTGCAACGTGTATCTAACAAACGTACAAAAGGTGAAGGTTGGCATACGGTTTTAGAACGTAAACCTATCAAACTGACTATTTATGCTACCATTGCAATCTTAATTGGTGGAATTGTACAAATAGTGCCAACGTTAATGATTGACTCAAATATTCCAACCATTACGGAAGTAAAACCATACACACCATTAGAATTGGAAGGTAGAGATATTTACATCAGAGAAGGTTGTGTTGGTTGTCACTCACAAATGATTCGTCCGTTTAGAAGTGAAGTAGAACGCTATGGCGAATATTCTAAAGCAGGCGAATTTGTATACGATCATCCATTCTTATGGGGAAGTAAACGTACAGGACCCGATTTGCAACGTGAAGGAACAGACAAGCTGAAAAAAGCAGATTCTTGGCACTTTAAACACATGTACGATCCAAGAGGAATTGAAGATAAATCTATTATGCCAGCGTATCCTTGGTTGATTCATGATGAACTTGACACATCGTCCACACAAGCCAAAATGCGCGCAATGGTTTCGCTTGGAGTTCCATATTCAGAACAAGAAATAGCAGATGCGCTGCAATACATGGACGAACAAGCCATTGGGATTGTTAAAAATCTAAGAGAAGATCCAGATTTGTTAGCTTCTTTTGAAGGCGCAAAACAAGCTGCTGCTGATAATGGCGAAGAATTTATTGAAGTAAAAAATCGTGAAATTATTGCACTGATAGCGTATTTACAACGCTTAGGAACTGACATAAAAGTAAAAGATTCGCAAGAAGAAACAATAGAAAAATAA
- a CDS encoding CcoQ/FixQ family Cbb3-type cytochrome c oxidase assembly chaperone encodes MLKFVKNHMESITGIEIYPLISLLIFFTFFMLLFWWVITAKKEYITEVSNIPLDNQPTNQTP; translated from the coding sequence ATGTTAAAATTTGTAAAAAATCATATGGAATCAATTACGGGTATTGAAATATATCCGTTGATTTCTCTACTCATCTTCTTTACCTTCTTTATGTTGTTGTTTTGGTGGGTAATCACCGCAAAAAAAGAATACATCACAGAAGTGAGTAATATTCCATTAGACAATCAACCAACTAACCAAACACCATGA
- a CDS encoding cbb3-type cytochrome c oxidase N-terminal domain-containing protein, which produces MRNLIPSWVRVLVIFFLLFIGVEYFVESGDRPAFIEEPLILLFLLLVVFILIAIEGIIAAMENILFNGLDEAAKATYLEKKNKVPEYKLVNWFKKTYKKSVGTKPIEAEAEIILDHNYDGIRELDNDLPPWWKYGFYASIVFAGIYLAKYHVFNGDGQYVELEEEYAEAKVAYEEYLKTAKDLIDYKSVVLLTEASDVSAGKTIYAENCVACHAVDGGGGIGPNLTDKHWVLGGGINNVFKTISKGGRSGKGMEAWSKKGLKPSEIAQVSSFILSFEGTTPAAPKDAEGDIWEDPTKVPENAKVIDSTKVEVNE; this is translated from the coding sequence ATGAGAAATCTAATTCCATCTTGGGTACGTGTACTCGTCATTTTTTTCCTGTTATTCATAGGAGTTGAATACTTTGTAGAATCTGGCGACAGACCAGCATTTATAGAAGAACCATTAATTCTACTGTTTCTACTATTAGTGGTATTTATTTTAATAGCTATTGAAGGAATTATAGCAGCAATGGAAAATATTCTGTTCAACGGATTGGATGAAGCAGCAAAAGCAACCTACCTAGAAAAGAAAAATAAAGTTCCGGAATATAAATTGGTAAATTGGTTCAAGAAAACCTATAAAAAATCAGTAGGAACGAAACCTATTGAAGCTGAAGCCGAAATTATCTTAGATCATAATTATGATGGAATCAGAGAATTGGACAACGATTTACCGCCGTGGTGGAAATACGGATTCTATGCGTCTATTGTATTTGCAGGAATTTATTTAGCAAAATATCACGTATTTAATGGCGACGGACAATATGTAGAGCTTGAAGAAGAATATGCAGAAGCAAAAGTAGCGTATGAAGAATATCTAAAAACAGCAAAAGACCTTATAGATTATAAAAGTGTCGTATTGCTTACAGAAGCATCTGACGTAAGTGCTGGAAAAACAATCTATGCAGAAAACTGTGTGGCTTGCCACGCGGTAGATGGCGGCGGAGGAATTGGACCAAACCTAACAGACAAACACTGGGTTTTAGGTGGCGGAATTAACAACGTATTTAAAACAATTTCTAAAGGTGGACGAAGCGGAAAAGGAATGGAAGCTTGGTCTAAAAAAGGACTAAAACCGTCTGAAATTGCGCAAGTGTCAAGTTTTATACTATCATTTGAAGGAACTACGCCAGCAGCACCAAAAGATGCAGAAGGTGACATTTGGGAAGATCCAACGAAAGTGCCAGAAAATGCAAAAGTCATCGATTCTACAAAAGTAGAAGTTAATGAATAA
- the ccoG gene encoding cytochrome c oxidase accessory protein CcoG, protein MEIPENETFRDSIGTINEDGKRAWVYPKKPSGKYYEWRKIVSYGLLIFLFAAPFIKINGNQFLLFNVLERRFNIFGLPFWPQDFHLVVISMIIGVIFIALFTVAFGRIFCGWICPQTIFLEMVFRRIEYWIEGDRGKQIRLDKQDWNAEKIKKRLLKWFIFLIISFAIANTFLAFLIGSDELIKDITDGPFKHLGTLFPLIIFTAVFYFVFAWFREQVCIIACPYGRLQGVLLDNKSILVAYDHKRGEGENGRKKFRKNEDREELGNGDCIDCFQCVNVCPTGIDIRNGTQLECVNCTACIDECDDIMEKVDLPKGLIRYTSEDEIEKKEKFKFTPRLKGYTAVLIILIGFLVGMLLIRNDVEANILRLRGQLYEQKADNIISNVFTYKLINKTTEAIPEVHFEIRKVKGTIKLVATTNEFIIPKQGIAEGTLFLEINKSDLKNGKNNITIDVYSKDKLIETTTVNFIGPTSYY, encoded by the coding sequence GTGGAAATACCAGAAAACGAAACATTTAGAGATTCCATCGGAACTATTAATGAAGATGGAAAACGTGCTTGGGTATATCCAAAAAAACCGAGCGGTAAATACTATGAGTGGCGAAAAATTGTCAGTTATGGATTGCTAATCTTTCTATTTGCTGCTCCTTTTATAAAAATTAACGGAAACCAATTTTTACTATTTAATGTGTTGGAACGTCGTTTCAATATATTCGGATTGCCGTTTTGGCCACAAGACTTTCATTTAGTGGTGATTTCCATGATTATTGGAGTCATTTTTATTGCACTATTTACGGTTGCTTTTGGGCGTATTTTTTGCGGTTGGATATGTCCACAAACTATCTTTTTGGAAATGGTTTTCCGTCGAATTGAATATTGGATTGAAGGCGACAGAGGAAAACAAATCCGATTGGATAAACAAGATTGGAATGCTGAAAAAATTAAGAAGCGACTCTTAAAATGGTTTATATTTTTAATCATTTCTTTTGCAATTGCGAACACATTTTTAGCCTTTTTAATAGGAAGTGATGAACTCATTAAAGACATTACTGACGGACCTTTTAAACACTTAGGAACCTTGTTTCCGTTAATCATATTTACGGCAGTTTTCTACTTTGTATTTGCGTGGTTTAGAGAGCAAGTATGTATTATTGCGTGTCCTTACGGAAGATTGCAAGGAGTATTACTAGATAATAAATCGATCTTGGTTGCGTACGATCACAAACGTGGAGAAGGCGAAAATGGACGTAAAAAGTTTCGTAAAAATGAAGACAGAGAAGAATTAGGTAATGGAGATTGTATTGATTGTTTTCAATGTGTAAATGTCTGTCCAACAGGAATTGACATTAGAAACGGAACGCAACTAGAATGTGTTAATTGTACAGCGTGTATTGACGAGTGCGATGACATTATGGAAAAGGTAGACTTGCCTAAAGGATTGATTCGATATACAAGTGAAGACGAAATTGAAAAGAAAGAAAAGTTCAAATTTACACCACGATTAAAAGGATATACAGCAGTTTTAATAATTCTAATTGGCTTTTTAGTCGGAATGTTATTGATCCGAAATGATGTAGAAGCAAATATTTTACGATTACGCGGACAATTGTATGAGCAAAAAGCAGACAATATAATTAGCAATGTTTTTACATACAAACTCATCAATAAAACCACTGAAGCGATTCCTGAAGTACATTTTGAAATTAGAAAAGTAAAAGGAACTATAAAATTGGTGGCAACAACAAATGAATTTATCATTCCGAAACAAGGAATTGCAGAAGGAACTTTGTTTTTGGAAATCAATAAAAGCGATCTGAAAAACGGAAAAAATAACATCACAATTGATGTATACAGTAAAGACAAATTGATTGAAACGACAACGGTGAATTTTATAGGACCAACGAGTTATTACTAA